A single region of the Anaerococcus urinomassiliensis genome encodes:
- the murD gene encoding UDP-N-acetylmuramoyl-L-alanine--D-glutamate ligase has translation MRKVLVYGLAVSGISTVKCLAQMDYQVYTYDKNKIEIEQLKGYKYSPISDCKIMDIDYDFVVKSPGIKPSDDLLVRLAEKYEIISDIELSYRIFPDKKFLAITGTNGKTSTTSMISHILNENGVKAISVGNIGEGILWQMKNNDSVFVEELSSFQLKDTSYYHPHIAAILNISPDHIDWHGSYEDYINSKFNIAKNQDANDYLIINHDDEILSKNKDKFKANIYEFSSKSKVEKGLYLKNDKIIFNEADKEIEVLDVKDLKIIGNHNYENLMAAILQTYLFGLDFDQIAKASKTFVSIEHRLEFVDEVRGVKIYNDSKGTNVDSSIKAINSFSDPIIIIAGGYDKKIDYSDYVKAFTKNGKEMIILGETKEMLKDLCQKHSVKYKVVDDMDEAVRYAISIAKSPDIILLSPASASWDMYDSYQTRGRDFKEKIDKYKGNIK, from the coding sequence ATGAGAAAAGTTTTAGTATACGGACTTGCTGTCAGTGGTATATCAACAGTAAAATGTTTAGCCCAAATGGACTATCAAGTTTATACTTATGATAAAAATAAAATAGAAATTGAACAATTGAAGGGCTATAAGTATAGCCCTATTTCTGATTGCAAAATCATGGATATTGACTATGATTTCGTAGTAAAATCTCCAGGCATCAAACCTAGCGACGATTTATTGGTGAGACTTGCAGAAAAATATGAAATTATATCAGATATAGAATTATCATATAGGATATTTCCTGATAAGAAGTTTTTAGCTATTACTGGAACTAATGGTAAGACTTCAACAACTTCTATGATTAGTCATATATTAAATGAAAATGGAGTTAAGGCTATATCTGTAGGCAATATTGGTGAGGGAATCCTATGGCAGATGAAAAACAATGACAGTGTTTTTGTTGAGGAATTATCTTCCTTCCAATTAAAAGACACATCTTACTACCATCCACATATTGCTGCCATACTAAATATAAGTCCTGACCATATTGATTGGCATGGTTCTTACGAAGATTATATAAATTCCAAATTCAATATTGCAAAAAACCAAGATGCCAATGATTATTTAATCATCAACCATGATGATGAGATTTTATCTAAGAACAAGGATAAGTTTAAGGCCAATATCTATGAATTTTCGAGCAAATCAAAGGTGGAAAAAGGCCTTTATTTAAAAAATGATAAGATTATATTTAATGAAGCTGACAAAGAAATCGAAGTTTTGGATGTCAAAGATTTAAAGATAATAGGTAACCATAATTATGAAAATTTGATGGCAGCTATCCTTCAAACTTACCTATTTGGGCTAGATTTTGACCAAATAGCAAAAGCAAGCAAGACCTTTGTTTCTATAGAACACCGTCTAGAATTTGTAGATGAAGTCAGAGGTGTTAAGATATATAATGATTCTAAGGGTACAAATGTCGATAGTTCTATAAAGGCTATCAACAGTTTTTCAGATCCCATTATAATTATTGCTGGTGGCTATGACAAGAAAATTGACTATAGTGACTATGTAAAAGCCTTTACAAAAAATGGCAAAGAGATGATTATTCTTGGCGAAACTAAAGAAATGCTAAAAGATTTGTGCCAAAAACATTCTGTTAAATATAAAGTAGTTGATGATATGGACGAGGCTGTAAGATATGCTATTAGCATTGCCAAAAGTCCTGATATCATCTTGCTATCTCCAGCTAGTGCAAGCTGGGATATGTACGATTCCTACCAAACTAGGGGTCGAGATTTTAAAGAAAAGATTGATAAGTACAAAGGAAATATTAAATGA
- the rsmH gene encoding 16S rRNA (cytosine(1402)-N(4))-methyltransferase RsmH, producing MEFEHISVLAEETIENLNIKPDGIYADLTLGKGGHSKRILEKLSDKGKLIAFDQDREAIKASKENLKDFPNVIYVNTNFENFESTLKDLNISKIDGALMDIGVSSYQIDNAERGFSYMHDGPLDMRMDVENELTAEKIVNEYSKEELTEIFSKYGEERFSKTIARNIVDFRNKQRIDTTFKLRDIVNKSVRSKEAHPEKRVFQALRIEVNRELEVLENTIEDVVDHLNVGGRLCIITFHSLEDRIVKNKFKDLEKDCTCPPGLPVCVCDTVQKVKIITNKPIVAGKKELRENSRSKSAKLRVCQRV from the coding sequence TTACACTTGGCAAGGGTGGCCATAGCAAGAGGATCTTGGAAAAATTATCCGATAAAGGTAAACTTATTGCCTTTGACCAAGATAGGGAAGCTATAAAGGCTTCAAAGGAAAATCTTAAGGATTTTCCAAACGTTATTTACGTCAATACCAATTTTGAAAATTTCGAGTCTACTTTGAAAGATTTGAATATTTCAAAAATAGATGGTGCTTTGATGGATATTGGCGTCAGCTCATATCAAATAGACAATGCAGAGCGTGGATTTTCCTATATGCATGATGGACCACTTGATATGAGAATGGATGTCGAAAATGAGTTAACAGCAGAAAAGATAGTAAACGAGTATTCCAAAGAAGAGCTTACTGAGATTTTTTCCAAATATGGGGAGGAAAGATTTTCTAAAACTATAGCTAGAAACATTGTCGATTTTAGAAATAAACAGCGAATAGATACGACTTTCAAATTAAGAGATATAGTTAACAAATCAGTAAGAAGTAAGGAAGCTCATCCAGAAAAAAGGGTTTTTCAAGCCCTACGTATTGAAGTTAATAGGGAACTAGAAGTGTTGGAAAATACGATAGAAGATGTGGTTGATCATCTAAATGTTGGTGGTAGACTTTGTATCATAACATTTCACTCACTAGAAGATAGGATAGTAAAAAACAAGTTCAAGGACCTAGAAAAGGACTGTACTTGTCCGCCAGGACTTCCAGTATGTGTTTGTGATACTGTCCAAAAAGTTAAGATTATTACTAACAAACCAATTGTTGCAGGAAAGAAAGAATTAAGAGAAAATTCTAGATCCAAAAGCGCCAAGCTTAGAGTATGTCAGAGGGTTTAA
- the mraY gene encoding phospho-N-acetylmuramoyl-pentapeptide-transferase: MTDMFKIAIISILSSIILGYAILPILRNMKVGQNIRREGPKSHYQKAGTPTMGGIIFLIAAFLITLIYVPFNLSSAILIIAFLGYGAIGFIDDYRKLVLKQSEGLNPRQKIILQFGLAILITILAFINDKDSVMEMIIPFSNYPLSVSILGFPILIFIIVGTTNAVNLTDGLDGLATSVSLPVFITLFLISTKDASRIFSMIMFGVLLGFLLFNSNPASVFMGDTGSMAIGGAVVAIAIIERIPIYLVIFGGVYVMETLSVMIQVFSYRHRNKKRVFLMTPIHHHFELKGYKEPKIVSGFTIVSVLLCLITLVAIL; encoded by the coding sequence ATGACAGATATGTTTAAGATTGCCATTATTAGTATTTTATCTTCTATAATTTTAGGCTATGCGATACTTCCCATACTGAGAAATATGAAAGTGGGACAAAACATTAGAAGAGAAGGTCCAAAAAGCCACTACCAAAAAGCTGGCACACCTACCATGGGTGGAATAATATTTTTGATAGCAGCATTTTTGATAACCTTAATATATGTTCCATTTAACTTAAGCTCAGCAATATTAATAATTGCATTTTTGGGCTATGGCGCAATAGGTTTTATAGACGATTATAGAAAACTAGTTTTAAAGCAGTCTGAAGGATTAAATCCAAGACAAAAAATAATACTACAGTTCGGCTTAGCTATACTTATTACAATATTAGCTTTTATCAATGACAAAGATAGTGTTATGGAGATGATCATACCATTTTCAAACTATCCGCTTTCTGTAAGCATCCTAGGTTTTCCTATTTTGATATTTATAATAGTAGGAACAACAAATGCAGTAAACCTTACTGACGGCCTAGATGGACTTGCTACAAGCGTATCACTTCCAGTCTTTATTACCCTGTTTTTGATAAGCACAAAAGACGCATCTAGGATATTTTCTATGATAATGTTTGGAGTGCTTTTAGGATTTTTGTTATTTAACTCAAATCCAGCATCAGTATTTATGGGTGATACAGGATCTATGGCAATTGGTGGAGCAGTTGTAGCTATTGCTATTATTGAAAGAATCCCAATCTACCTAGTGATATTTGGTGGAGTTTATGTGATGGAAACTTTATCAGTTATGATCCAAGTTTTCTCATATAGGCATAGAAACAAGAAAAGAGTATTTTTGATGACTCCAATCCACCATCACTTTGAGTTAAAAGGATACAAGGAGCCAAAAATTGTAAGTGGCTTTACAATAGTTAGTGTTTTATTATGTTTAATAACTTTGGTGGCAATTTTATGA